A stretch of the Rhizomicrobium sp. genome encodes the following:
- a CDS encoding sodium-translocating pyrophosphatase, translating into MDLKLLLVLVAGVLALLYGAWTIRSVLAMSAGNARMQEIAQAIQEGAAAYLNRQYTTIAIVGVVIFLLATVVLGWQVGVGYLIGAVLSGTAGYVGMNVSVRANVRTAEASRHGLAEGLSVAFRSGAVTGMLVVGLGLIGVAGYYAILRNVLGLDLNDAVQSRTIVESLVGLGFGASLISIFARLGGGIFTKGADVGGDMVGKVEAGIPEDDPRNPATIADNVGDNVGDCAGMAADLFETFAVTTVATMVLASIYFAVTPSTADPAGTAATRDALMLLPLAIAGMCIVTSIIGTFFVRLGASGNIMGALYKGVIATGVLSLIGLYPLMMWLLGDMDTVMTTSSGASFTGNNLFVCGIVGLAVTGALIVITEYYTGTNYRPVKVIAESSVTGHGTNVIQGLAISMESTALPAIAICVGIIAAYELAGLFGIAIAVSTMLSLAGMVVALDAFGPVTDNAGGIAEMAGLEGDVRKTTDALDAVGNTTKAVTKGYAIGSAGLGALVLFAAYTEDLKHFIANASGDSFFSGVAVPTFGLDDPWVVVGLFIGGLLPYLFGGIAMTAVGRAASAVVEEVRRQFREMPGIMAGTQKPDYARAVDLLTKAAIREMIVPSILPVLSPVVLFAIVDLIADKTEAFDALGAMLMGVIVTGLFVAISMTSGGGAWDNAKKYIEDGHFGGKGSDAHKAAVTGDTVGDPYKDTAGPAVNPMIKITNIVALLLLAVLAHGI; encoded by the coding sequence ATGGACCTCAAGCTCCTACTCGTCCTCGTGGCGGGTGTCTTGGCGCTCCTTTATGGCGCCTGGACCATTCGTTCCGTCCTCGCCATGAGCGCCGGCAATGCGCGGATGCAGGAAATCGCGCAAGCCATCCAGGAAGGCGCGGCCGCCTACCTGAACCGCCAATACACCACGATCGCCATCGTCGGCGTCGTCATCTTCCTTCTCGCCACGGTCGTTCTGGGCTGGCAGGTCGGCGTCGGCTACCTGATCGGCGCCGTGCTCTCGGGCACCGCCGGCTATGTCGGCATGAACGTCTCGGTGCGCGCCAACGTACGGACCGCGGAAGCCTCGCGCCATGGCCTGGCGGAAGGCCTCTCGGTCGCGTTCCGTTCGGGCGCGGTCACCGGCATGCTGGTCGTCGGCCTCGGCCTGATCGGCGTCGCCGGCTATTACGCCATCCTGCGCAACGTGCTCGGCCTCGACCTGAACGACGCGGTCCAGAGCCGCACGATCGTCGAGTCGCTGGTCGGCCTCGGCTTCGGCGCCTCGCTGATCTCGATCTTCGCCCGTCTCGGCGGCGGCATCTTCACCAAGGGTGCGGATGTCGGCGGCGACATGGTCGGCAAGGTCGAGGCGGGTATCCCCGAAGACGACCCGCGCAACCCGGCGACGATCGCCGACAATGTGGGCGACAATGTCGGCGACTGCGCCGGCATGGCGGCCGATCTGTTCGAGACCTTCGCGGTGACCACGGTCGCCACGATGGTGCTGGCGTCGATCTACTTCGCGGTCACGCCGAGCACCGCCGACCCGGCCGGCACGGCGGCGACGCGCGATGCGCTGATGCTGCTGCCGCTCGCCATCGCGGGCATGTGCATCGTCACCTCGATCATCGGCACCTTCTTCGTCCGCCTCGGCGCGTCGGGGAACATCATGGGCGCGCTCTACAAGGGCGTGATCGCGACGGGCGTTCTGTCGCTGATCGGGCTCTATCCGCTGATGATGTGGCTGCTCGGCGACATGGACACCGTCATGACCACCTCCAGCGGCGCCAGCTTCACGGGCAACAACCTGTTCGTGTGCGGCATCGTCGGCCTGGCCGTGACCGGCGCGCTGATCGTGATCACCGAGTACTACACCGGAACGAACTACCGCCCGGTGAAGGTGATCGCGGAATCCTCCGTGACCGGCCACGGCACCAACGTGATCCAGGGCCTCGCGATCTCGATGGAGTCCACGGCGCTTCCCGCGATCGCGATCTGCGTCGGCATCATCGCGGCTTACGAGCTGGCGGGCCTGTTCGGCATCGCCATCGCGGTCAGCACGATGCTCTCCCTCGCGGGCATGGTCGTGGCGCTCGATGCCTTCGGCCCGGTCACCGACAATGCCGGCGGCATTGCCGAAATGGCCGGCCTGGAAGGCGACGTCCGCAAGACGACGGACGCGCTGGACGCGGTCGGCAACACGACCAAGGCCGTCACCAAGGGCTATGCCATCGGTTCGGCCGGCCTTGGCGCGCTGGTGCTGTTCGCGGCCTACACCGAGGACCTCAAGCACTTCATCGCCAATGCCTCGGGCGATTCGTTCTTCTCGGGGGTCGCGGTTCCGACCTTCGGGTTGGACGATCCGTGGGTCGTGGTCGGCCTCTTCATCGGCGGCCTGCTGCCCTACCTGTTCGGCGGCATCGCGATGACCGCGGTCGGCCGGGCGGCCAGCGCGGTGGTCGAGGAAGTCCGCCGGCAGTTCCGCGAAATGCCGGGCATCATGGCGGGCACGCAAAAGCCCGACTATGCCCGCGCGGTGGACCTGCTGACCAAGGCAGCGATCCGCGAGATGATCGTACCCTCGATTCTGCCGGTGCTCTCGCCGGTGGTGCTGTTCGCGATCGTCGATCTGATCGCCGACAAGACCGAGGCGTTCGACGCCCTGGGTGCCATGCTGATGGGCGTCATCGTGACCGGCCTGTTCGTCGCCATCTCGATGACCTCGGGCGGCGGCGCCTGGGACAACGCCAAGAAGTACATCGAGGACGGCCATTTCGGCGGCAAGGGCTCCGACGCCCACAAGGCCGCCGTTACGGGCGACACGGTCGGCGATCCTTACAAGGACACGGCGGGGCCGGCGGTCAATCCGATGATCAAGATCACCAACATCGTGGCGCTCCTGCTGCTCGCCGTGCTCGCGCACGGCATCTGA
- the bamE gene encoding outer membrane protein assembly factor BamE — translation MRKTLLVLAAMAVLGGCTPVVNQRGYLPDPDAEKKVTVGKDTKTSIQQDLGFPSTYATFSQAGDAWYYITAVEKQVAFFNASVRSRSILAVYFDKDGKVTDMKHYSLHDGHIVAFESRETPAKGRELTFLQQLFNATPGVPLGGSQNNPNPGGGNGGPPGGRGGP, via the coding sequence ATGCGAAAAACGCTTCTGGTCCTGGCCGCCATGGCTGTGCTTGGCGGTTGCACGCCGGTGGTGAACCAGCGCGGCTATCTGCCCGATCCCGACGCGGAGAAGAAGGTCACGGTCGGCAAGGACACCAAGACCTCGATCCAGCAGGATCTGGGCTTCCCTTCCACCTATGCCACGTTCTCCCAGGCCGGCGACGCTTGGTACTACATCACCGCGGTCGAGAAACAGGTCGCCTTTTTCAACGCGTCCGTTCGCTCGCGCTCCATCCTTGCGGTCTATTTCGACAAGGACGGCAAGGTCACGGACATGAAGCACTACTCGCTCCACGACGGCCATATCGTCGCCTTCGAAAGCCGTGAAACGCCGGCCAAGGGCCGCGAGCTGACCTTCCTGCAGCAGCTCTTCAACGCGACGCCGGGCGTGCCGCTCGGCGGCAGCCAGAACAACCCCAACCCCGGCGGCGGCAATGGCGGCCCGCCCGGAGGCCGCGGCGGCCCGTAG
- a CDS encoding ubiquinol-cytochrome C chaperone family protein gives MLNILRRTSPKARLVRTLYEALSAQARQPAFFRAYGVADTIDGRFDMVALHAWLVLSRLRAAGQGDLAQALSDAIFIAFDEALRDLGNGDMGMGPRMKKLGNAFNGRLQAYETAAEDEAALREALLRNVYRGEAGHEAAAGAMARYVLAASARLAEGDPSQGVLDFGAVPTTFHA, from the coding sequence ATGCTGAACATCCTGCGCCGGACATCGCCGAAAGCCCGGCTGGTTCGGACACTTTATGAAGCGCTGAGCGCCCAGGCGCGGCAGCCGGCCTTCTTCCGCGCCTATGGCGTCGCCGACACGATCGACGGCCGCTTCGACATGGTGGCGCTGCATGCCTGGCTGGTCCTGTCGCGGCTGCGCGCGGCGGGGCAGGGCGATTTGGCGCAGGCCTTGTCCGATGCGATCTTCATCGCCTTCGACGAAGCGCTGCGCGACCTGGGCAATGGCGACATGGGCATGGGCCCGCGCATGAAGAAGCTCGGCAACGCCTTCAACGGCCGGCTCCAGGCTTACGAGACCGCGGCCGAAGACGAAGCGGCCTTGCGTGAGGCGCTTTTGCGGAATGTCTATCGCGGTGAAGCGGGGCATGAGGCGGCGGCCGGCGCGATGGCGCGATATGTCCTCGCGGCAAGTGCCAGGCTCGCGGAAGGCGATCCCTCGCAAGGTGTGCTTGATTTTGGCGCCGTACCCACGACATTCCACGCATGA
- a CDS encoding DUF177 domain-containing protein produces the protein MTTPDMPPFEYLYELGSLGRAGAELRIEADGDQRARIAAWADVRAVEAFGATVSLRKHSADRFSVHAALVADIVQDCVVTLEPVRSHLEIDVHRELHLAHRIRTKPGESIPLTAAAGDDDVPEEIEDLTYDLAAPLLEELVLAIDPFPRAPGVEFAAPAEPDAKPESPFAVLKALKARS, from the coding sequence ATGACAACACCCGATATGCCGCCTTTCGAATATCTCTACGAACTCGGCAGCCTGGGCCGCGCCGGCGCCGAATTGCGCATCGAAGCCGATGGCGACCAGCGCGCCCGTATCGCGGCCTGGGCCGATGTCCGGGCCGTCGAGGCCTTCGGCGCGACGGTTTCACTGCGGAAGCACTCGGCGGACCGGTTCTCGGTGCATGCTGCGCTCGTCGCCGACATCGTGCAGGACTGCGTCGTGACGCTGGAGCCCGTCCGCAGCCACCTTGAGATCGACGTGCATCGCGAACTCCACTTGGCGCACCGGATCCGGACCAAGCCGGGCGAGAGCATTCCATTGACCGCGGCCGCGGGTGACGATGATGTGCCGGAGGAGATCGAGGACCTGACCTATGATCTGGCGGCGCCTCTGCTGGAGGAGCTGGTCCTGGCGATAGACCCTTTTCCCCGTGCGCCCGGTGTGGAATTTGCCGCACCGGCCGAGCCGGATGCCAAGCCGGAAAGCCCCTTTGCGGTGCTCAAGGCGCTGAAGGCGCGCAGCTAA
- the rpmF gene encoding 50S ribosomal protein L32: MAVPKRKTSPSRRNMRRSHHALATPAHNECPNCGEQKRPHHVCGACGHYDGREVAKTKA; the protein is encoded by the coding sequence ATGGCGGTGCCGAAACGAAAGACCTCGCCCTCGCGGCGCAACATGCGCCGGTCGCATCACGCGCTGGCGACGCCTGCGCACAACGAGTGCCCGAACTGCGGCGAGCAGAAGCGTCCGCATCATGTCTGCGGCGCCTGCGGCCACTATGACGGCCGCGAAGTCGCCAAGACCAAGGCCTGA
- the plsX gene encoding phosphate acyltransferase PlsX, with translation MARELTVSIDAMGGDAGPGVVVAALARSVVRHPAVRFILHGDEAELKPLFDKRAKLLERITLRHAPDRVRMEEKPSLALRRGRNSSMWRAIESVKAKEAEVAVSAGNTGALMAMSMFQLGTLEGISRPAIAALWPTKRGQSVVLDVGANVSVSDEQLVDFAIMGEAFARAILGLERPTVGILNVGSEDVKGNDAVKGAAHILRSSSNLPMEFAGFVEGDDISEGTVDVVVTDGFTGNIALKTAEGTAKLVTHYLRTALRHSFLGRLGALIASGALGALRRKLDPRASNGGIFLGLDGVVVKSHGGADALGFASALDMAIDMANAGVIARIVADRAGVHTLTPEAAAS, from the coding sequence TTGGCCCGCGAACTGACCGTCTCGATCGACGCCATGGGGGGTGATGCCGGCCCCGGCGTCGTCGTGGCCGCTCTGGCGCGTTCGGTGGTGCGGCATCCCGCGGTCCGTTTCATCCTGCACGGCGACGAAGCCGAGCTGAAGCCGCTCTTCGACAAACGCGCCAAGCTGCTGGAGCGCATCACACTGCGGCACGCGCCCGACCGCGTGCGCATGGAGGAGAAGCCAAGCCTGGCGCTCCGCCGCGGCCGCAACAGCTCGATGTGGCGCGCCATCGAATCGGTCAAGGCGAAGGAAGCGGAAGTCGCGGTCTCGGCGGGCAATACCGGCGCCCTGATGGCGATGTCGATGTTCCAGCTCGGCACGCTCGAAGGCATCTCGCGCCCCGCCATCGCGGCGCTGTGGCCGACCAAGCGCGGCCAGAGCGTCGTGCTCGACGTGGGTGCCAATGTCAGCGTCAGCGACGAACAGCTCGTCGACTTCGCGATCATGGGCGAGGCCTTCGCGCGCGCCATCCTCGGGCTCGAGCGGCCGACCGTCGGCATCCTCAATGTCGGATCCGAGGACGTGAAGGGCAATGATGCGGTGAAGGGCGCGGCGCATATCCTGCGCAGCAGCTCCAACCTGCCGATGGAATTCGCCGGCTTCGTCGAGGGCGACGACATCTCCGAGGGCACGGTCGATGTCGTCGTGACCGACGGCTTCACCGGCAACATCGCGCTCAAGACCGCCGAGGGCACGGCCAAGCTCGTCACCCACTATCTGCGCACGGCCCTGCGCCATTCCTTCCTGGGCCGCCTGGGCGCGCTGATCGCCAGCGGCGCCCTCGGGGCGCTGCGCCGCAAGCTCGATCCGCGCGCCTCGAATGGCGGCATCTTCCTGGGACTCGACGGGGTCGTCGTCAAAAGCCATGGAGGGGCCGACGCGCTGGGCTTCGCGTCCGCGCTCGACATGGCGATCGACATGGCGAATGCGGGCGTGATCGCCCGCATCGTCGCCGACCGGGCAGGGGTTCACACGCTCACACCGGAGGCCGCCGCCTCGTGA
- a CDS encoding beta-ketoacyl-ACP synthase III translates to MIRSQIAGCGAFLPATVLTNAELAKRVDTSDEWIRERTGIRQRHVAAEGEKTSDIALQACRNALTMAGMDANELDMIICATTTPDETFPATATTLQARLNMNHGAAFDVQAVCSGFVYGMGVADSLIKTGMARTILLVGAETMSRLMDWTDRTTCVLFGDGAGAVVLQAAEGTGDNSDRGVLNTKLFSDGRLHDLLYVDGGPSSTQTTGHLRMQGKEVFRHAVTNISAAIVASVEEAGLKLSDIDWFIPHQANQRILDGTARKLGIDPAKVVTTVAQHGNTSAASVPLALCTAVADGRIKKGQLVLLEAMGGGFTWGASLLRW, encoded by the coding sequence GTGATCCGTTCCCAGATTGCCGGTTGCGGCGCGTTCCTGCCGGCCACCGTCCTCACCAACGCCGAACTCGCAAAGCGCGTGGATACCTCCGACGAGTGGATCCGCGAGCGCACCGGCATCCGCCAGCGCCATGTCGCGGCCGAGGGCGAGAAGACCTCCGACATCGCGCTCCAGGCCTGCCGCAACGCGCTCACCATGGCCGGGATGGACGCCAACGAGCTGGACATGATCATCTGCGCCACGACCACGCCGGATGAGACCTTCCCGGCGACCGCGACGACGCTGCAGGCGCGGCTCAACATGAACCACGGCGCCGCCTTCGACGTGCAGGCCGTATGCTCCGGCTTCGTCTACGGCATGGGCGTCGCCGACAGCCTGATCAAGACCGGAATGGCCAGGACCATCCTGCTGGTCGGGGCCGAGACCATGAGCCGGCTGATGGACTGGACCGACCGCACGACCTGCGTTCTGTTCGGCGACGGCGCCGGCGCCGTGGTGCTGCAGGCCGCCGAAGGCACGGGGGACAATTCGGACCGCGGCGTCCTCAACACAAAACTGTTTTCCGACGGCCGCTTGCACGATCTTCTTTATGTGGACGGCGGACCGTCTTCGACCCAGACGACGGGTCACCTGCGGATGCAGGGCAAGGAAGTCTTCCGCCATGCCGTGACGAACATCTCGGCGGCGATCGTGGCATCGGTCGAGGAGGCGGGCCTCAAACTGTCGGACATCGACTGGTTCATTCCCCACCAGGCCAACCAGCGCATCCTCGACGGCACCGCGCGCAAGCTCGGGATCGATCCGGCCAAGGTGGTCACGACCGTCGCCCAGCACGGCAACACCTCGGCCGCCTCGGTGCCCTTGGCGCTGTGCACCGCGGTGGCGGATGGCCGGATCAAGAAGGGCCAGCTGGTCCTGCTCGAGGCCATGGGCGGCGGCTTCACCTGGGGCGCCAGCCTGTTGCGCTGGTAG
- a CDS encoding integration host factor subunit alpha, whose protein sequence is MSTDTLTRADLTEAVFQAVGLSRNESAQMVEDLLEEVCSALTRGETVKLSSFGTFAVRQKSQRMGRNPKTGDEVPIAPRRVLVFRPSHVLKAVINGQTPDPDKKD, encoded by the coding sequence ATGTCCACCGATACCTTGACCCGCGCCGACCTGACCGAGGCCGTCTTCCAGGCCGTCGGCCTGTCGCGCAACGAATCCGCCCAGATGGTCGAGGACCTTTTGGAGGAAGTGTGTTCGGCGCTAACACGCGGCGAGACCGTCAAGCTTTCTTCATTCGGAACGTTTGCGGTTCGGCAGAAGAGTCAGCGCATGGGGCGCAATCCGAAGACCGGCGACGAAGTGCCGATCGCGCCGCGCCGCGTGCTGGTGTTCCGCCCGAGTCATGTATTGAAGGCGGTGATCAACGGGCAGACTCCCGACCCCGACAAGAAGGACTGA
- a CDS encoding MerR family transcriptional regulator, giving the protein MLASAALRTKSPEAFRTISEVAADLDVPQHVLRFWEGRFAQIKPVKRAGGRRYYRPEDVDLLRGIRALLYREGFTIKGAQKILKDKGQRYVCALGRGDAAAAPPIRAVEAAPAPHSNVIAWERLPEPELASATELSDVTAVQLAEEERVRLEILLAELQQMKARLRAAFSGR; this is encoded by the coding sequence GTGCTGGCCTCTGCCGCGCTTCGCACCAAGTCACCGGAAGCGTTCCGCACCATCAGCGAGGTCGCGGCCGATCTCGACGTGCCGCAGCATGTGTTGCGCTTCTGGGAAGGACGCTTCGCACAGATCAAGCCGGTGAAGCGCGCCGGCGGACGGCGCTACTACCGGCCCGAGGACGTCGACCTGCTGCGCGGCATCCGCGCGCTGCTCTATCGCGAAGGTTTCACCATCAAAGGCGCGCAGAAAATCCTGAAGGACAAGGGACAGCGTTACGTCTGCGCGCTTGGCCGCGGCGACGCGGCGGCGGCCCCGCCGATCCGCGCGGTCGAGGCCGCACCGGCTCCGCATTCGAATGTGATCGCCTGGGAGCGGTTGCCCGAGCCGGAGCTTGCGTCCGCAACAGAATTGTCCGACGTCACCGCGGTGCAGCTTGCCGAGGAAGAGCGCGTTCGGCTGGAGATCCTGCTGGCCGAGCTACAGCAGATGAAGGCGCGCCTGCGCGCCGCGTTCTCCGGGCGCTGA
- a CDS encoding alcohol dehydrogenase family protein → MKALLYQGPRDIRYGSLDDPRIEEERDAIVKMERCGICGSDLHIYHGQGFSPDLGFCVGHEAVGEVVEVGRGVKRLKPGDKVMISAAVGCGACVHCLAGDLNRCLNNALQCYGLSARLQGCQAEAIRVPAADFNAWTIPEGLTADQALMLTDNLPTAWFGCRNAEIAPGKTVVVVGLGPIGLMAVESAFVMGASQVFAVDLVAERRERAAALGATALHPDTAPAAILEATKGRMADCAVECVGADATINIAMNLVGRSGTVSVIGVNQTRKFDFPMALAFFKGLTFRIGTCSVPEHWPALIPLIRQGRLHPEKFISHTMPLAEGAEAYRLFDARLAGALKMVMTG, encoded by the coding sequence ATGAAGGCGCTCCTGTATCAGGGTCCGCGCGACATCCGTTATGGCAGCCTCGACGATCCCCGGATCGAAGAGGAACGGGACGCCATCGTGAAGATGGAGCGCTGCGGCATCTGCGGCAGCGACCTGCATATCTATCACGGCCAGGGCTTCAGCCCCGATCTCGGTTTCTGTGTCGGGCACGAGGCGGTGGGCGAGGTCGTCGAGGTCGGGCGCGGCGTCAAGCGGCTGAAGCCCGGCGACAAGGTCATGATCTCGGCGGCCGTCGGCTGCGGCGCCTGCGTCCATTGCCTCGCCGGCGACCTCAACCGCTGTCTCAACAATGCGCTGCAATGCTATGGTCTGAGCGCCCGATTGCAGGGTTGCCAGGCCGAGGCGATCCGCGTTCCGGCGGCCGACTTCAATGCCTGGACGATTCCCGAAGGGCTCACTGCCGACCAGGCCCTGATGCTCACCGACAACCTGCCCACCGCGTGGTTCGGCTGTCGCAACGCCGAGATCGCGCCGGGCAAGACGGTCGTGGTGGTGGGCCTCGGCCCCATCGGCCTGATGGCGGTCGAGAGCGCCTTCGTGATGGGCGCCTCGCAGGTCTTCGCCGTCGACCTCGTTGCCGAGCGGCGGGAGCGCGCGGCTGCGCTGGGCGCCACGGCGCTTCATCCCGATACCGCGCCCGCGGCGATCCTGGAGGCCACGAAGGGCCGCATGGCCGATTGTGCCGTCGAGTGCGTCGGTGCCGATGCGACGATCAACATCGCGATGAACCTGGTCGGCCGCTCCGGCACCGTGTCGGTGATCGGCGTGAACCAGACGCGCAAGTTCGATTTCCCGATGGCGCTCGCGTTTTTCAAGGGCCTGACCTTCCGGATCGGGACCTGCTCGGTTCCCGAGCACTGGCCGGCGCTGATCCCATTGATCCGCCAGGGCCGGCTGCACCCGGAGAAATTCATCAGCCATACGATGCCGCTGGCCGAAGGCGCGGAAGCCTATCGCCTGTTCGATGCGCGCCTCGCGGGCGCCTTGAAAATGGTGATGACCGGATAG
- a CDS encoding helix-turn-helix transcriptional regulator: MGSNPAAPTILRCLAAEDGRSPKLSRRRAVGGCIRARRGRLTPECVGLPRRRHRRTPGLRREEVAELAGIGVDWYIRLEQGRKVTPSAGTVDALARALRLTELEHLHLRALAGGGGHRPFEPEVAPPGLLHLLESLTLPAYVTGRRRDLVAWNAAANDIFGFDQLVPDDRNILVAVLTNPRSRALFGLGWADEGQRMVAQFRATHDLWADDPAFVTLLRRLRDGCPEFEAWWERHDVRRPVSGRKTLHHPAKGVIAFDHASFQANDDPGLKLVIYTPVPADGAR; the protein is encoded by the coding sequence GTGGGTTCAAATCCCGCCGCTCCGACCATCCTACGCTGCTTGGCAGCGGAGGATGGTCGCTCGCCGAAGCTTTCGCGAAGGCGGGCTGTCGGCGGCTGCATCCGCGCCCGGCGCGGCCGCCTGACGCCGGAGTGCGTCGGCCTTCCGCGCCGCCGGCATCGGCGCACGCCAGGTCTGCGCCGCGAGGAGGTGGCCGAGCTCGCCGGCATCGGCGTCGACTGGTACATCCGTCTCGAACAGGGCCGGAAGGTGACGCCGTCGGCCGGCACCGTCGATGCGCTGGCCCGCGCGCTGCGACTCACGGAGCTGGAGCATCTGCATCTGCGCGCGCTGGCAGGCGGCGGTGGCCACAGGCCGTTCGAACCCGAAGTTGCGCCGCCCGGCCTGCTTCACCTGCTGGAGAGCCTGACCCTGCCGGCCTACGTCACCGGCCGGCGCCGGGACCTCGTAGCTTGGAATGCAGCGGCCAACGACATCTTCGGCTTCGACCAGCTTGTGCCGGACGACCGCAACATCCTCGTCGCAGTGCTGACCAATCCGCGCAGCCGCGCGCTGTTCGGCTTGGGCTGGGCCGACGAGGGACAGCGGATGGTCGCCCAATTTCGCGCCACTCACGATCTCTGGGCCGACGACCCGGCATTCGTAACGCTGCTGCGGCGCTTGCGCGACGGCTGTCCTGAGTTCGAAGCCTGGTGGGAGCGTCACGACGTCCGACGCCCTGTCTCCGGCCGCAAGACGTTGCACCACCCGGCAAAGGGGGTGATCGCCTTCGATCACGCGAGCTTCCAGGCCAACGACGATCCGGGCCTGAAGCTTGTGATCTACACGCCGGTACCGGCGGACGGAGCCCGTTGA
- a CDS encoding universal stress protein, whose protein sequence is MKNILVPLLGLGGDRLPLDLAHRIAAVFGGHIDGLHVRRNLTEEIAELTMGEGVLTQPVCDTLEGEIRGRAAAAKTALDALCSENGISAKAPSGSSPGVGASWVDRIGRNKDEIIIAGRRHDLIVVGRDAEPFGISTADLAGIIVGCGRPVLLAPGKLPPATGRTIAIAWKSTAEAARAVTAAMPLIARAERIVVLAAIEAGLEDAEAEAALLAEQLRRLPAEVSVRCVNPRPGKVGEALVDGAGAAGADLLVLGGYGHSRAREFILGGATRDLLEESSLPLLMMH, encoded by the coding sequence ATGAAGAACATCCTCGTGCCGCTGCTCGGCTTGGGCGGAGACCGCCTGCCCCTCGATCTCGCACATCGCATTGCCGCCGTTTTCGGCGGCCATATCGATGGCCTTCATGTCCGCCGCAACCTGACCGAAGAGATCGCCGAACTCACGATGGGCGAAGGCGTCCTCACCCAGCCGGTATGCGATACGCTAGAGGGCGAAATTCGCGGTCGCGCCGCCGCCGCGAAGACCGCGCTGGACGCACTCTGCAGCGAGAACGGGATTTCCGCTAAGGCGCCTTCGGGCTCCTCCCCGGGCGTGGGTGCCAGTTGGGTCGACCGGATCGGCCGCAACAAGGACGAAATCATCATCGCCGGACGGCGTCACGACCTGATTGTCGTTGGACGGGACGCCGAGCCTTTCGGCATTTCGACGGCCGATCTGGCTGGGATCATCGTCGGTTGCGGACGTCCCGTGCTGCTCGCGCCGGGGAAGCTGCCGCCGGCCACCGGCCGCACGATCGCGATCGCCTGGAAGAGCACCGCGGAAGCGGCACGCGCCGTCACCGCCGCGATGCCGCTGATCGCGCGCGCCGAGCGGATCGTCGTGCTGGCCGCCATCGAAGCCGGATTGGAGGACGCCGAGGCGGAAGCCGCCCTGCTGGCGGAACAGTTGCGCCGGCTTCCGGCCGAGGTGAGTGTGCGCTGCGTGAACCCTCGCCCCGGGAAGGTCGGCGAAGCCCTCGTGGACGGCGCCGGAGCGGCCGGCGCGGATCTGCTTGTCCTGGGCGGTTACGGCCACAGCCGGGCGCGCGAATTCATCCTCGGCGGTGCAACGCGCGACTTGCTGGAGGAGAGTTCACTCCCGCTGCTGATGATGCATTAG
- a CDS encoding NAD(P)H-dependent oxidoreductase, whose translation MVKRILVINGHPDIRPERFCAALSDAYAEAAAGAGHEIRRIAVGNLSFRWLSRFEDFRAQPDDAGIRDAQRQIAWAEHLVFVHPLWLGTMPAMLKGFLERVACGGFGFDSGTAGDPKRGLKGKSARLIVTMGMPALAFRLLFGGFGVRSFERGILRLAGVKPVRKTYIGGVELSERHRERSVSKVRRLAAAGL comes from the coding sequence ATGGTCAAACGCATTCTGGTCATCAACGGGCATCCGGACATTCGCCCGGAACGGTTTTGTGCGGCGCTCTCGGATGCCTATGCCGAAGCTGCGGCCGGCGCCGGACATGAGATCCGGCGGATCGCCGTTGGCAACCTGTCGTTCCGGTGGCTGAGCCGTTTCGAGGATTTCCGGGCGCAACCGGACGACGCCGGCATTCGCGACGCGCAACGCCAAATCGCCTGGGCCGAACATCTCGTCTTCGTTCACCCGCTGTGGCTCGGCACCATGCCGGCCATGCTGAAAGGCTTCCTCGAGCGCGTCGCCTGCGGGGGCTTCGGCTTCGACAGCGGCACGGCAGGCGATCCGAAGCGCGGCCTGAAGGGCAAATCGGCCCGGCTGATCGTTACCATGGGGATGCCGGCCCTCGCCTTCCGCCTCCTCTTTGGCGGGTTCGGCGTGCGCAGCTTCGAACGCGGCATCCTGCGCCTGGCCGGCGTGAAACCGGTGCGCAAAACCTATATTGGCGGCGTCGAGCTGTCCGAACGGCATCGCGAACGATCTGTTTCCAAAGTCCGGCGGCTGGCCGCGGCCGGGCTCTGA